A genomic window from Pseudomonas argentinensis includes:
- a CDS encoding DUF4381 domain-containing protein, which yields MNPLDQLEPLIAPTAIGWWPPAPGWWLLAVLIPVMGWLAWRLLPRLPRPRRRQAVEQPLDPLREAALQELQRLSKPYDGAAAGPWLQQLNGLLKRLCRERYPDSHSHTLSSRAWLAFLDNRCPAAGLTRWMILVEGAYKPQCTLDDKAIEGLYQAVATWIRKHV from the coding sequence ATGAACCCGCTGGATCAGCTCGAGCCGCTGATCGCACCCACCGCCATCGGCTGGTGGCCGCCGGCGCCCGGCTGGTGGCTGCTCGCCGTGCTGATCCCGGTCATGGGCTGGCTTGCCTGGCGCCTGCTGCCGCGGCTGCCCCGGCCGCGCCGCAGGCAGGCGGTCGAGCAGCCCCTCGACCCGTTGCGCGAAGCGGCCCTGCAGGAACTGCAGCGCCTGAGCAAACCCTACGACGGCGCCGCCGCCGGCCCCTGGCTGCAGCAGCTCAACGGCCTGCTCAAGCGCCTGTGCCGCGAGCGCTACCCGGACAGCCACAGCCATACCCTGAGCAGCCGCGCCTGGCTGGCGTTTCTCGACAACCGCTGCCCGGCCGCCGGGCTGACGCGCTGGATGATCCTCGTCGAGGGCGCCTACAAGCCGCAGTGCACGCTCGACGACAAGGCCATCGAAGGCCTGTACCAGGCCGTCGCCACCTGGATTCGCAAGCATGTTTGA
- a CDS encoding vWA domain-containing protein, translating into MFEFAWPWLFLLAPLPWLLRLWLPAADSGEAALQVSFLGELETLSGRRARLQLPPWKKQVHFALLWLLLLIAAARPEWVGEPLPLPASGRDLLIAVDVSGSMDYADMRLEDEEVSRLTLVKQLIGDFIDGRTGDRVGLILFGSQAYLQAPLTFDRQTVRTWLDEAVIGIAGQNTAIGDAIGLAVKRLRQRPADSRVLVLITDGANNGGQIEPMTAARLAAEEGVTIYPIGIGADPQQAGNFAAFGLNPSLDLDEPSLRAIADLTGGEYFRARDQHELQSIEATLDRLEPVAQQPTLARPAQALYAWPLAAALLLSLALVIRSLWPQLRQQLVNIGQRLGGKRP; encoded by the coding sequence ATGTTTGAGTTCGCCTGGCCATGGCTCTTCCTGCTCGCCCCCCTGCCCTGGCTGCTGCGCCTGTGGTTGCCGGCGGCCGACAGCGGCGAGGCGGCGCTGCAGGTGAGTTTTCTCGGCGAACTGGAAACCCTCTCCGGGCGCCGCGCCCGCCTGCAGCTGCCGCCCTGGAAGAAACAGGTGCACTTCGCCCTGCTCTGGTTGCTGCTGCTGATCGCCGCCGCGCGCCCCGAATGGGTCGGCGAGCCCTTGCCGCTGCCAGCCAGCGGGCGCGACCTGCTGATCGCCGTCGACGTGTCCGGCTCCATGGATTACGCCGACATGCGCCTGGAGGACGAGGAGGTCAGCCGTCTGACCCTGGTCAAGCAGCTGATCGGCGACTTCATCGATGGCCGCACCGGCGACCGCGTCGGGCTGATCCTGTTCGGCAGCCAGGCCTACCTGCAGGCGCCGCTAACCTTCGACCGGCAGACGGTGCGTACCTGGCTCGACGAAGCGGTGATCGGCATCGCCGGGCAGAACACCGCGATCGGCGACGCCATCGGCCTGGCGGTCAAGCGCCTGCGCCAGCGCCCGGCCGACAGCCGGGTGCTGGTGCTGATCACCGACGGAGCCAACAATGGCGGGCAGATCGAACCGATGACCGCCGCTCGCCTGGCCGCCGAAGAAGGCGTGACCATCTACCCCATCGGCATCGGTGCGGACCCGCAGCAGGCCGGCAACTTCGCCGCCTTCGGCCTCAACCCGAGCCTGGACCTGGATGAGCCGAGCCTGCGCGCCATCGCCGACCTCACCGGCGGCGAATACTTCCGCGCCCGCGATCAGCACGAGTTGCAGAGCATCGAAGCGACCCTCGACCGCCTCGAACCAGTCGCCCAGCAGCCGACCCTGGCACGCCCGGCCCAGGCGCTGTATGCCTGGCCGCTGGCCGCCGCCCTGCTGCTGAGCCTGGCGCTGGTGATCCGCAGCCTGTGGCCTCAGCTGCGCCAGCAGTTGGTGAACATCGGCCAGCGCCTGGGGGGCAAGAGGCCATGA
- a CDS encoding VWA domain-containing protein has protein sequence MSDLLPHLLRPWWLLALPVLAWLLWLLAHRETRSGRWQTLLPSAFHAVLLRGGRGRRSRLPLVILALAWLLTTLALVGPSWQRIEQNDVKPADPLVVMLELTPQMLASDASPNRLAQARRKLLDLLQARGDAQTAIVVYAGSAHTLVPLSDDLGTSRNLLEALKPSIMPEPGKRADLAVARALELLKGGAQGQGRLLLITSSLDDDERSAIARLLGSRGERLRILGVGSSEGAPIVQEDGTFMKDEQGAILMPRLDVSGLRQFAASVRGQYRSISLDERDLRSLGLLDGPSQLRDNGHKTQLRSWADQGYWLLLPLLLLAACAGRRGWLLCLPLVLLGTPQTGMAMSFDDLWWRADQQGQRLLDAGRPKEAAERFEDPHWRGTALYEAGDYAAAAEQFAKDDSAPSLYNRGNALARSNELEAAIDAYERALEIDPQLHQAAKNKALVEELLRQRRQRAEQPDGDEDQQPEDKPDGQQPPGQSSAASEDQQQSGQGQPSPPQEQSPPADEQPQPGQAGEADDQAEPAQATPPGSEAQEADTPLDGERRQALEQWLRQIPDDPGELLRRKFWYEQQQRQEQAR, from the coding sequence ATGAGCGATTTGTTGCCCCACCTGCTGCGCCCCTGGTGGCTGCTGGCGTTGCCGGTGCTGGCCTGGCTGCTGTGGTTGCTGGCGCACCGCGAAACCCGCAGCGGCCGCTGGCAGACCTTGCTGCCATCCGCCTTTCACGCCGTGCTGTTGCGTGGTGGGCGCGGCCGCCGCAGCCGTCTGCCGCTGGTCATCCTGGCGCTGGCCTGGCTGTTGACCACCCTGGCACTGGTCGGGCCCAGCTGGCAGCGCATCGAGCAGAACGACGTCAAACCCGCAGACCCGCTGGTGGTGATGCTCGAACTGACGCCGCAGATGCTGGCCAGCGACGCCTCGCCCAACCGCCTGGCACAGGCCCGTCGCAAGCTGCTCGACCTGCTGCAGGCCCGTGGCGATGCGCAGACCGCCATCGTGGTGTACGCCGGCAGCGCCCACACCCTGGTGCCGCTGTCCGATGACCTGGGCACCAGCCGCAACCTGCTCGAAGCGCTCAAGCCGTCGATCATGCCGGAGCCCGGCAAGCGCGCCGACCTGGCGGTGGCCAGGGCCCTGGAACTGCTCAAGGGCGGCGCCCAGGGCCAGGGCCGCCTGCTGCTGATCACCAGCAGCCTGGACGACGACGAACGCAGCGCCATCGCCAGGCTGCTCGGCAGCCGCGGCGAGCGCCTGCGCATCCTCGGCGTGGGCAGCAGCGAAGGTGCGCCGATCGTGCAGGAAGACGGTACCTTCATGAAGGACGAGCAAGGCGCCATCCTCATGCCGCGTCTGGATGTCAGCGGCTTGCGGCAGTTCGCGGCGAGCGTTCGCGGCCAGTACCGCAGCATCAGCCTCGACGAGCGTGACCTGCGCAGCCTCGGCCTGCTCGACGGCCCCTCGCAGCTGCGTGACAACGGCCACAAGACGCAACTGCGCAGTTGGGCCGACCAGGGCTACTGGCTGCTGCTGCCGCTGTTGCTGCTGGCCGCCTGCGCCGGGCGCCGCGGCTGGCTGCTGTGCCTGCCGCTGGTGCTGCTCGGCACCCCGCAAACCGGCATGGCCATGAGCTTCGACGACCTCTGGTGGCGTGCCGACCAGCAGGGCCAGCGCCTGCTCGACGCGGGTCGCCCCAAGGAGGCCGCCGAGCGCTTCGAGGACCCGCACTGGCGCGGCACTGCGCTCTATGAGGCGGGCGACTATGCGGCGGCCGCCGAACAGTTCGCCAAGGACGACAGCGCGCCTTCGCTGTACAACCGCGGCAACGCCCTGGCCCGCAGCAACGAGCTGGAAGCGGCCATCGACGCCTACGAACGGGCCCTGGAAATCGACCCGCAGCTGCACCAGGCGGCCAAGAACAAGGCGCTGGTCGAGGAACTGCTGCGCCAGCGCCGACAGCGGGCCGAACAGCCGGATGGCGACGAAGATCAGCAGCCCGAAGACAAGCCTGATGGGCAGCAGCCACCCGGCCAATCCTCGGCCGCCAGCGAAGACCAGCAGCAGAGCGGCCAGGGCCAGCCATCGCCACCCCAGGAGCAGTCACCGCCAGCGGATGAACAGCCCCAACCGGGTCAAGCTGGCGAAGCCGATGACCAGGCCGAGCCGGCGCAGGCCACCCCACCGGGCAGCGAAGCACAAGAAGCCGACACGCCACTCGATGGCGAGCGGCGCCAGGCTCTGGAACAATGGTTGCGGCAGATTCCCGATGACCCGGGCGAATTGCTGCGCCGCAAATTCTGGTATGAACAGCAACAGCGTCAGGAACAAGCCCGATGA
- a CDS encoding BatD family protein, with protein sequence MTRLLCTLLFCLLAWQASAQEFTASVDRSRLNLGESLDLTLESADATEFGKPDLTPLDELFDVLGTRQVNRLTTLDGKARASTRWIVTLRPRHSGYVVVPPLRLGDAQTQPISLHVVEASSQNADEQMAPVFIDASLDHESVYVQAQSVLTLRIYHSVSLYDDSSLTPLEIADARVESLGEPRTYEQDIGGVRHGVIELRYAIFPQKSGQLTIPGQVFSATLADRSSRNGYAPFGPRPGKVTRVRSPEIPLTVKAKPADYPADAPWLPARALSLAEAWSPEPGQVKVGDSLTRSLMLKADGLSSAQLPPLPATQVEGLRRYPDQPQLNNEASERGVIGSREEREALVANKAGTLELPAVDVVWWNTHEDRLEHTSLPARTLNVAADPALSVDQPVETRPRESSAVDVLLWPWQLSSVLLALTTLLGFGLWWHARSQPAVQRSAQVGPSPRTLLDDLKRACLANDSQATRQALDAWARQQPETLADMAARFAPLSDALDGLNGALYSEAGQHWQGKQLWQAIGELPAAEKTQDSGQDSGQLPPLYPR encoded by the coding sequence ATGACCCGCCTGCTCTGCACCCTGCTTTTCTGTTTGCTGGCATGGCAGGCCAGCGCGCAGGAGTTTACCGCCAGCGTCGACCGCAGCCGGCTGAACCTGGGCGAAAGCCTGGACCTGACCCTCGAATCGGCGGATGCCACCGAGTTCGGCAAGCCCGACCTGACCCCCCTCGACGAACTGTTCGACGTACTCGGCACGCGCCAGGTCAACCGCCTGACCACCCTCGATGGCAAGGCGCGCGCCAGCACCCGCTGGATCGTCACCCTCCGCCCGCGACACAGTGGTTATGTCGTGGTGCCGCCACTGCGCCTGGGTGACGCGCAGACCCAGCCCATCAGCCTGCACGTGGTCGAGGCCAGCAGCCAGAATGCCGACGAGCAGATGGCGCCGGTATTCATCGACGCCAGCCTGGATCATGAAAGCGTTTACGTGCAGGCGCAGAGCGTGCTGACCCTGCGCATCTACCACTCGGTATCGCTGTACGACGACAGCAGTCTGACACCGCTGGAGATCGCTGACGCGCGGGTCGAATCCCTGGGCGAACCGCGCACCTACGAGCAGGACATAGGCGGCGTGCGTCACGGTGTGATCGAGCTGCGCTATGCCATCTTCCCGCAGAAGAGCGGCCAGTTGACCATCCCCGGTCAGGTGTTCAGCGCCACCCTGGCCGACCGCAGCAGCCGCAACGGTTACGCGCCATTCGGGCCGCGCCCGGGCAAGGTCACCCGCGTGCGTTCGCCGGAGATTCCCCTGACGGTCAAGGCCAAGCCGGCGGACTACCCGGCCGACGCGCCCTGGCTGCCGGCACGCGCCCTGAGCCTGGCCGAGGCCTGGAGCCCGGAGCCGGGCCAGGTAAAGGTCGGCGACTCGCTGACCCGCAGCCTGATGCTCAAGGCCGATGGCCTGTCCAGCGCCCAGCTGCCGCCGCTGCCGGCGACCCAGGTGGAAGGCCTGCGCCGTTACCCCGATCAGCCGCAGCTGAACAACGAGGCCAGCGAGCGTGGAGTGATCGGCAGCCGCGAAGAGCGCGAGGCGCTGGTCGCCAACAAGGCCGGCACCCTGGAGTTGCCCGCCGTGGATGTGGTGTGGTGGAACACCCATGAGGATCGCCTGGAGCACACCAGCCTGCCGGCGCGCACGCTGAATGTGGCCGCTGACCCTGCGCTGAGCGTCGACCAGCCGGTGGAAACCCGCCCACGCGAAAGCAGCGCCGTAGACGTGCTGCTATGGCCTTGGCAGCTGAGCAGCGTGCTGCTCGCCCTGACCACCCTGCTCGGCTTCGGTCTGTGGTGGCATGCGCGCAGCCAGCCGGCGGTGCAGCGCAGCGCCCAGGTCGGGCCCAGCCCGCGCACCCTGCTCGACGACCTCAAGCGCGCCTGCCTGGCCAACGACAGCCAGGCAACCCGCCAGGCCCTCGACGCCTGGGCGCGCCAGCAACCGGAAACCCTGGCCGACATGGCCGCCCGCTTCGCGCCGCTGTCCGACGCCCTGGACGGCCTCAATGGCGCGCTGTACAGCGAAGCCGGTCAGCATTGGCAAGGCAAGCAGCTGTGGCAGGCCATCGGCGAACTGCCGGCGGCGGAAAAAACCCAGGACAGCGGCCAAGACAGCGGCCAGTTGCCACCGCTCTACCCGCGCTGA
- a CDS encoding AraC family transcriptional regulator, giving the protein MDARPASPIPSFWRDAALPFIELRSIEDGRKVCYGRHSHAFFSIGAITGGQSTYSNREVDRQVSQGTVVLMNPGDVHACNPIDGEPWSYLMCYVDPQWLGELQHAQDFTDTPTFQRFASIASNDAELYQGLLALRRSLLDPAASTAEKRAQAETFFGLALQRLVLEGERDDSLNPRLELAAELIEQHCGEPLRLDTLCEAAQLSPSQLIRGFKQRYGLTPHAYLLNRRIQFAHARLKSGAALAEVAQEAGFADQAHFQRTFKQLLAATPGQYRG; this is encoded by the coding sequence ATGGACGCTCGCCCCGCCTCGCCCATCCCCAGCTTCTGGCGCGACGCCGCCCTGCCCTTTATCGAGCTGCGCTCCATCGAAGACGGCAGAAAGGTCTGCTACGGGCGGCACAGCCATGCGTTCTTCTCGATCGGCGCGATCACCGGCGGTCAGAGCACCTACAGCAACCGCGAGGTGGATCGCCAGGTGAGCCAGGGCACAGTGGTGCTGATGAACCCTGGCGACGTGCACGCCTGCAACCCCATCGACGGCGAGCCCTGGTCGTACCTGATGTGCTACGTCGACCCGCAGTGGCTGGGCGAACTGCAGCACGCCCAGGACTTTACCGACACACCCACGTTCCAGCGCTTCGCCTCCATCGCCAGCAACGATGCAGAGCTGTATCAGGGCCTGCTGGCATTGCGGCGCAGCCTACTCGATCCAGCGGCCAGCACCGCCGAGAAGCGCGCCCAAGCCGAGACCTTCTTCGGCCTGGCGCTGCAGCGGCTGGTGCTCGAGGGCGAGCGTGACGACAGCCTGAATCCGCGCCTGGAACTGGCCGCCGAGCTGATCGAGCAACACTGCGGCGAGCCGCTACGTCTCGATACCCTGTGCGAAGCGGCGCAATTGTCTCCGTCGCAATTGATCCGGGGCTTCAAACAACGCTACGGCCTGACGCCCCACGCCTACCTGCTCAACCGCCGCATCCAGTTCGCCCACGCCCGCCTGAAAAGCGGCGCGGCCCTGGCCGAAGTCGCCCAGGAAGCCGGCTTCGCCGACCAGGCGCACTTCCAACGCACCTTCAAACAACTCCTCGCCGCCACGCCCGGCCAATATCGCGGCTAG
- a CDS encoding LysE family translocator, protein MSLYLSMAAFALAASISPGPVNLVSLSAGARHGLWVAMRHVAGATLGFTLLLVLIGLGLHQLLVLLPWLTTAIQWAGVAFLLYLAWRLAVDNGALHSAEGEAVASFAGGALMQWLNPKAWLAVIAGTGAFAADGDAGRVWLFAAIYCVVCYLSLACWAVAGACLQPYLQAPRRVRVFNRVLAGLLVASAGYLVLA, encoded by the coding sequence ATGAGTCTGTATCTGTCCATGGCGGCGTTTGCGCTGGCCGCTTCCATTTCTCCTGGGCCGGTCAACCTGGTGTCGCTGAGCGCGGGTGCCCGCCATGGCCTGTGGGTGGCCATGAGGCATGTCGCCGGGGCGACGCTGGGCTTTACGTTACTGCTGGTTTTGATTGGCCTGGGGCTGCATCAGTTGCTGGTGCTGTTGCCCTGGCTGACGACGGCGATCCAGTGGGCTGGCGTGGCCTTTCTGCTTTATCTGGCCTGGCGCTTGGCGGTCGATAACGGCGCGTTGCACAGCGCTGAAGGCGAGGCGGTTGCGTCTTTTGCTGGCGGCGCACTGATGCAGTGGCTTAACCCCAAGGCGTGGTTGGCAGTGATTGCCGGCACTGGTGCCTTTGCGGCTGATGGCGATGCGGGGCGGGTGTGGCTGTTCGCGGCGATCTATTGCGTGGTCTGTTATCTGTCGTTGGCTTGCTGGGCTGTCGCCGGCGCCTGCTTGCAGCCGTATCTGCAGGCGCCGCGGCGGGTGCGGGTGTTCAATCGGGTGCTGGCGGGGTTGTTGGTGGCCAGTGCGGGGTATCTGGTGTTGGCGTAA
- a CDS encoding efflux RND transporter permease subunit yields MSNLDQDKASLLERLIFNNRPAVILICLLVSVFLFFQATQVRPSTSFEKMIPLSHPFIQNMMEHRNDLANLGNTVRISVEAKDGDIFSQSYMETLRQIHDEVFYIPGVDRSGLKSLWSPSVRWTEVTEEGFAGGEVIPQTYDGSAQSLEELRGNVLKSGQIGRLVANNFKSSIIDVPLLESYPDPEDQGRLIKLDYQQFSHQLEEKIRNKYQAQNPDVQIHIIGFAKKVGDLIDGLMMVALFFGVALLITFVLLYWFTWCIRSTIAVVITTLVAVGWQLGLMYTVGFGIDPYSMLVPFLIFAIGISHGVQKINGIALQSSAADTPLMAARLTFRQLFLPGMIAILADAVGFITLLLIDIGVIRELAIGASIGVAVIVFTNLILLPVAISYIGISKKAVERSKRDAVSEHPFWRLLSNFASSKVAPISVTLALVAGIGGFWYQQQNLQVGDLDQGAPELRPDSRYNLDNDFVIRNYSTSSDVLVVMVKTAPEGCSTYEAMAAMDELMWTMDNTPGVQSAISMVSVSRQVIKGMNEGNLKWETLSRNPDVLNNSIARADGLYNADCSVAPVLVFLEDHKAETLKRAVKAVEGFVAEHQSDNVEFLLAAGNAGIEAATNEVISTSELLILVLVYLCVGVMCMITFRSFAATVCIVLPLILTSILGNALMAFLGIGVKVATLPVIALGVGIGVDYGIYIYSRLETFLRAGLPLQEAYYQTLRSTGKAVLFTGLCLAIGVATWMFSAIKFQADMGLMLTFMFIVNMFGALWLLPALAHFLIKPEKLAGKKGGSLLAH; encoded by the coding sequence ATGAGTAACCTTGATCAAGACAAGGCCAGCCTGCTGGAGCGCCTGATCTTCAACAACCGACCGGCAGTGATCCTGATCTGCCTGCTGGTCAGTGTCTTTCTGTTCTTCCAGGCCACCCAGGTGCGTCCCTCGACCAGCTTCGAGAAGATGATCCCGCTGAGCCATCCGTTCATCCAGAACATGATGGAGCACCGCAACGACCTGGCGAACCTCGGCAATACCGTGCGGATTTCCGTGGAGGCCAAGGACGGCGACATCTTCAGCCAGTCCTACATGGAAACCCTGCGGCAGATCCACGACGAGGTGTTCTACATCCCCGGCGTCGACCGCTCGGGGCTCAAGTCGCTGTGGAGCCCCAGCGTGCGCTGGACCGAGGTGACCGAGGAAGGCTTCGCCGGTGGCGAGGTGATCCCCCAGACCTACGACGGCAGCGCGCAGAGCCTCGAGGAGCTGCGCGGCAACGTGCTCAAGTCCGGGCAGATCGGCCGGCTGGTGGCCAACAACTTCAAGTCCAGCATCATCGACGTGCCGCTGCTCGAGTCCTACCCGGATCCTGAAGACCAGGGCCGCCTGATCAAGCTCGACTACCAGCAGTTTTCCCACCAGCTCGAGGAGAAGATCCGCAACAAGTACCAGGCGCAGAACCCGGACGTGCAGATCCACATCATCGGCTTCGCCAAGAAGGTCGGTGACCTGATCGATGGTCTGATGATGGTCGCGCTGTTCTTCGGCGTGGCGCTGCTGATCACCTTCGTGCTGCTTTACTGGTTCACCTGGTGCATCCGCAGCACCATCGCCGTGGTAATCACCACCCTGGTGGCGGTGGGTTGGCAACTGGGCCTGATGTACACGGTGGGCTTCGGTATCGACCCGTACTCCATGCTGGTGCCGTTTTTGATCTTCGCCATCGGCATTTCCCATGGCGTGCAGAAGATCAACGGCATCGCCCTGCAGTCCAGCGCGGCGGACACGCCACTGATGGCCGCGCGGCTGACCTTCCGCCAGCTGTTCCTGCCGGGGATGATCGCCATCCTCGCCGACGCCGTGGGCTTCATCACCCTGCTGCTGATCGATATCGGCGTGATCCGCGAGCTGGCCATCGGCGCCTCCATCGGCGTGGCAGTGATCGTGTTCACCAACCTGATCCTGCTGCCGGTGGCGATTTCCTATATCGGCATCAGCAAGAAGGCGGTGGAGCGCAGCAAGCGCGATGCGGTCAGCGAGCACCCGTTCTGGCGCCTGCTGTCGAACTTCGCCAGCTCCAAGGTCGCGCCGATTTCCGTGACCCTGGCCCTGGTGGCCGGTATCGGCGGCTTCTGGTACCAGCAGCAGAACCTGCAGGTCGGCGACCTCGACCAGGGCGCGCCGGAGCTGCGCCCGGATTCGCGCTACAACCTCGACAACGACTTCGTGATCCGCAACTACTCGACCAGCTCCGACGTGCTGGTGGTGATGGTCAAGACCGCGCCCGAAGGCTGCTCGACCTATGAAGCCATGGCGGCCATGGACGAGTTGATGTGGACCATGGACAACACGCCAGGCGTGCAGTCGGCGATCTCCATGGTCAGCGTGTCGCGCCAGGTGATCAAGGGCATGAACGAGGGCAACCTGAAATGGGAAACCCTGTCGCGCAACCCGGATGTGCTCAACAACTCCATCGCCCGTGCCGACGGCCTGTACAACGCCGACTGCTCGGTGGCGCCGGTGCTGGTGTTCCTCGAAGACCACAAGGCGGAAACGCTCAAGCGTGCGGTGAAGGCGGTCGAAGGTTTCGTCGCCGAGCATCAGTCCGACAACGTCGAGTTCCTGCTGGCCGCCGGTAACGCCGGCATCGAGGCCGCCACCAACGAAGTGATCAGCACCTCGGAGTTGCTGATTCTGGTGCTGGTGTACCTGTGCGTCGGCGTCATGTGCATGATCACCTTCCGCTCCTTTGCCGCCACCGTCTGCATCGTGCTGCCGCTGATCCTCACCTCGATCCTCGGCAACGCCCTGATGGCCTTCCTGGGCATCGGCGTGAAGGTCGCGACCCTCCCGGTGATCGCCCTGGGCGTGGGCATCGGCGTGGACTACGGCATCTACATCTACAGCCGCCTGGAAACCTTCCTACGCGCTGGCCTGCCTTTGCAGGAGGCCTACTACCAGACCCTGCGCTCGACCGGTAAGGCGGTGCTGTTCACCGGCCTGTGCCTGGCCATCGGCGTGGCCACCTGGATGTTCTCGGCGATCAAGTTCCAGGCCGACATGGGCCTGATGCTGACTTTCATGTTTATCGTCAACATGTTCGGCGCGCTGTGGCTACTGCCGGCACTGGCGCACTTCCTGATCAAGCCGGAGAAACTGGCGGGCAAGAAGGGTGGTTCGCTGCTGGCGCACTGA
- a CDS encoding WD40/YVTN/BNR-like repeat-containing protein — protein MSEPMVRRTRSGKIAWPVLQALALCSLLVAAAPLVQAAAADTATFSVPSTRAVSSLLLDVAHAGKRLVAVGERGHVLYSDDDGANWTQAKVPTRQMLTAVYFVDEQHGWAVGHDALILASSDGGATWSKQFEDLQREAPLLDLWFRDAQHGFAIGAYGALLETSDGGASWDDVSDRLDNEDTYHLNAIAEVPDAGLFIVGEMGSLFRSTDEGQSWETLEGPYQGSLFGVIASGEPNGLLVFGLRGHLFRSTDAGETWQQVPLATASGGTLEFGLASAAALVDGSILVVGHGGSVLRSTDHGHSFSVFNRPDRVSLAGVTAGADGKLVLVGQGGVRLTTETGANPGQQ, from the coding sequence ATGAGTGAGCCCATGGTGCGGCGCACCCGAAGCGGTAAAATCGCCTGGCCCGTGCTGCAGGCGCTGGCGCTGTGTTCGCTGCTGGTGGCCGCTGCGCCGCTCGTTCAGGCCGCGGCCGCCGATACGGCGACCTTCTCGGTGCCCTCGACCCGCGCCGTCTCCAGCCTGCTGCTCGATGTCGCCCATGCCGGCAAACGCCTGGTGGCGGTCGGTGAGCGCGGCCACGTGCTGTACTCCGACGATGACGGCGCCAACTGGACCCAGGCCAAGGTGCCGACCCGGCAGATGCTCACCGCGGTGTATTTCGTCGACGAGCAGCATGGCTGGGCGGTTGGCCACGACGCGCTGATCCTGGCGAGCAGCGACGGTGGGGCGACCTGGAGCAAGCAGTTCGAAGACCTGCAACGCGAAGCGCCGCTGCTCGACCTGTGGTTCAGGGACGCCCAGCACGGCTTCGCCATCGGCGCCTACGGTGCGCTGCTGGAAACCAGCGATGGCGGCGCCAGCTGGGACGACGTCAGCGACCGCCTCGACAACGAAGACACCTACCACCTCAATGCCATCGCCGAGGTGCCGGACGCCGGCCTGTTCATCGTCGGCGAGATGGGCAGTCTGTTTCGCTCCACCGATGAAGGGCAAAGCTGGGAAACCCTGGAAGGTCCCTACCAGGGCTCGCTGTTCGGCGTGATCGCCAGCGGCGAGCCCAATGGCCTGCTGGTCTTCGGCCTGCGCGGCCACCTGTTCCGCTCCACGGATGCGGGCGAGACCTGGCAGCAGGTCCCGCTCGCCACCGCCAGCGGCGGCACGCTCGAATTCGGCCTGGCCAGTGCGGCCGCCCTGGTCGATGGCAGCATCCTGGTGGTCGGCCATGGCGGCAGCGTGTTGCGCAGTACCGACCACGGCCATAGCTTCAGCGTGTTCAACCGCCCGGATCGGGTATCCCTGGCGGGCGTCACTGCGGGTGCAGACGGCAAATTGGTGCTGGTCGGGCAGGGCGGCGTACGCCTGACCACCGAGACCGGTGCCAATCCAGGCCAACAATAA